The DNA region CCCGGCTACGGCCATTCGGCCTCCGTCCTAATTGGCTCCCATTGGTCGCCAATTTCGGGTACTCGCGGAACGTTATAGGAAATTTCTGTTAAATCGATTGACATTAATACACATCGTGTGTACTGTTAGATATGAGAAGCTCAGAAATAATCAAAATCCTGAAAAAGGATGGCTGGTTTGTACATAATATTCGTGGTTCTCATTATCAATTTAAGCACAATACTAAAAACGGAAAAGTTACTGTTCCGCATCCAAAATCAGATCTACCAATTGGTACTACAAAGAGTATTTTTAGACAAGCTGGTATAAATTGGAGGGAGTACCTATGAGATACCCAATTTTTATTGAGAAAGAGCAAACTTCAGACTATGGTGTCACTGTCCCAGATCTCCAGGGTTGTTTCTCAGCAGGA from Chitinivibrionales bacterium includes:
- a CDS encoding addiction module toxin, HicA family, translated to MRSSEIIKILKKDGWFVHNIRGSHYQFKHNTKNGKVTVPHPKSDLPIGTTKSIFRQAGINWREYL